A region of the Hydra vulgaris chromosome 12, alternate assembly HydraT2T_AEP genome:
TATTATTAGGGCCTAATTCACCATTTGCTAATATAccttttttgaatttgattttgtaaaaaaagaatttaaaaaatcaaagaattttcatgaatctaaaaaaaatcttgatataCAAAAATGGTATATCATCCTccaatacataaatttataaataaaagacaAAGAGCTTTTTGGTATGAGAGGCCACTTCCAAGTTGTATTATTAATACTCCTAATTATGGATTAGTAGATACTAGTTTGCCTTGTACTGTTATAAAAGACCCAAAAtcttattttgtatttaatgacACTTTTGATAATAAGCAGGAATTAATAGTTGATGggtctaaatataaaatattcgcACAGGAAGATATTAAATTAGCATTTAAGTCACATAAAGTTATATCTTTGCAAATAGGTGTAAAAATTGATCATCCTAGTTTTGcattaatttctttagaaaatagtctaaaattaaaaatgctaagTTTAGATAACAATATTGTATCAGAATCAGTTGATAATATTGCTgtgattattaaaaacaataattcaaTTGAagatataacaattaaaaaaagtgatgTATTATGCTAtgttaatttagtaaaataaataattttattttgctttataaaatggagtatttaaataattcaaatatgaATAAGTTATATCCGACTTTACCAAATGAATATACTGAAATACAGCAGATAGATCCTATTGCTTACCGTCTGAATAAGACTAgtgaaattcaaaaagaaatagaaattgAGAGAGAAAAGAGATTAACATTAAGTTAAAAGTATCATAAGgcaataaaagtaatttctgCAGTTGATGTAGCATTAATTGGAAGTACAATGGCACTAGGAACTGTTGGAATCGGTTTTTTAGCCACAATAGTAGCAACTCCAATAGCTATTGCATGTGAAGGTGCAGCATTAGCGATTGGAGCTCTTCCATTGATAGGAGGTcaagtgaataaaaaattaaatttaaaagcagaaaagcatgaaaGCATAAAAATACTTGCTAGTTCAAAATTGAATACGATAAGCGAtcatatttctaaagctttagTAGATGGGAAAatagatgataaaaaatttgagctGATACTTAGcgaatatgaaaaatttaaagttatgcTTGAAGATATTaggacaaaaattaaaaaagatattgatgaACAAACTAAGATATCATTAATTAATCAAGGAAGAGAAGAAGcgaataatttactttaaataagaTTTAGTAAATCCGAAGAATCAATGCGAAGTAAATCTGAAggatcaaaaaaatgaaaaaacaaaataactataTGTATaggttaatatatttattatttattaataaatatgttttatccTTTATTTTTAGAATGTAGTATGCTTGAAAcagatttgaataaaaaaatatatttagaactTTTAGGATTTGCAAAAGCAGGAGTTATTATTAAATCCGAAGGATTAATGCGAAGTAAATCATGTGTTACTGATTTACTTCGCATAGGTCCTTTGGATTTATGATATGATTCAAAATGtcaatataattataatcttattactgaaaaaggtaatttttaaataccagATACTTATAGTGATGATGAgagaaataaactttataaacttatttggAATAAAGAtactgatttttattttaaagtagaaattaaaattaaagatcaTAATAAACAATGGAGTAAtgttaaaaagaattataaattgaGAATGATAGATAAATATGTACTTCAATTAGAGTGTGacttagaagaaaaaaatttaataaaaagtattttatcaatTGCAGTACAAACAGTATTATTAGAATCAGATGACGTCACTTATAAAGactatgaaattaaaaatattattaatattgaaaaatataaataaaaacataacataaaattCTATGTtgtgttatgtttttttatttttcaacattaaaaatataattaatattgaaaaatataaataaatacataacaTTAAATTCTATGTtgtgttatgtttttttatttttcaatattaaaaatgtcgtttttaaaaattactgatCCTGAAAAGAGAAATCAAGCTATTGAAGAAtacaaagttttgaaaaaaatagtacAACAAAATGCTCTTAATGAAAAGATTGGTGAATctaattttaatcaatatttgaCAAAGTTGTATAGTCCACTCATTGAGAGTCAATCTGGTATAAGTAAAGGGATATCAAAGTTGAAAGATCAATTAGCACTTACTTTTCCAAATACTGAGATACTCCGTATGGACCAAAAGGATCTACTCCGTATGGATCAAAGGGATCCTTATGCATCTAAGATTGAGTTTGATAGTTCAAAGTTATTAAAGTTAGGCAAAATTGCAACGGATTATCTTAGATTATATACATCAAGCAAATAGTCTACAGATACAGTATTTGGAATACATTCTAGAGATGGAGAGTTATACATTGGTAAAAGGCCAATAActattgatgaaaataatataaatattgatggAAAAGAATATATTGGTACAAAAGGTCTATGGGAAttgataacaaaatttaatccaaataaagaagtatataataatgaagatattaaaaactatagagATATATTACTACAAACAGATGCAATTACTTCTAGTAATCCAAACAAACCAAAGTCGTCAAGAAGTGAAAAATACAATGAATTAATATCTCCAATTTGGAAGGATATGAAGGGAGCAAGGAGAAAACTAGAGTATGAGAGAAAAGAAAGTAGAGTTGGAGATAGGAGAAGAATTAAAACTGTAATTCAAACTGTAATTCTTCCAAGCGATCCTAATGTATTTCTTGAAATGTTAGGATTGCGAATAGCTGCTTGGGAGGTTGGTAATAATTCATCAAGAAATGAAGCTGTAGCAATTAGCGATGAATTACTAAGGCAGGGTATATTAAATAGTGAAGAATATaaagcaatacaaaatattctagcagtatgaataaaaaaattgtgtatataaaaatgatcatcattaaaaataagagataTATTAAGAAGCATGTATTGGAGGAAGTGGACTTTTCGATACTCTAAGAGAGATGTATAGACGACCAGTAGCATCAAATGTAACTAAAGTATCATCAGCTATGGTTAAAAAGCTTGCAGCTACTGATTTAGGAAAAAGTGCATTAACTGCTGCTAAATCAGCAGGAAAAGAACTATCATTATCAGTAATAGAAGCTGCTAAAAATACTGCaatagaaaaaggaaaaaaattaattgataaagTATCTAAatcaaatcttaataaaaaatgtgaagAGCTGTTATCAAACTTGATTAGATCTGGAACACAAAGTAATGAAGCAAATCTTAGTAACTTAGCATATGGATCTTCAATAAAACCAAAGAAATCAATTCGAAGTGAAAATGCTATTAGAAATAaagaattagttaaaaaaggGAATGGgttcagattatttttaaaaattcattatcagataaaaaaaaattttcattttatatgaaaaatgaCAACTTCTGAAGTATTTAATTATGATGAGCCAATGAAAAATGTAGGAATTGAAAGATGTCAATATTATGCCTATAATCCGATAATTGGTACAAATCTAAATAGCGGAGACATAAGAATTACAATTGATCAAACTGATTTATATACACTACCATCTAAAGCTTATATTTTAGTTGAAGGGACACTTCTTAAAAATGATGGTACAGCTTATGCTAATACAGAtgtaatatctttaataaataatggtATCATGTATCTATTCGATAGGATATCATATAAATTATCATCTTCAGATGTAGAGACAATTGATAATCCAGGTGTAGCTACAACAATGCTTGGATTGTTGCAATATTCTAACAACTTTCAAGTTTCAAAGGGATTAAATCAATTATGGTATAAAGGTTTCTCAACAACAGCATCGCTAACAGATAACGTTGGATTTGCAATTAGGCAAGgagtaataatacaaaaaccaACTACAAAGGGAGCATTTTCATTTCGTATACCTTTAAACCACATTTTTGGTTTCTGCAATGATTATGACAAATCTGTTTTTGGATTTATACAAACATTAACTCTTACTAGAGGAAGTGACAATAATGCCATATTTAGAGCTAATAATGTAGTTGCTGGTAAAGTTGTTCTTGATAAAGTAGCATTATACATTCCACAGTTAGATCCATCATTTGAACAAGAATCTAAACTTCTTAGTATGATATCATCAAAAGTAACTATCCAATCAGCTTACAGAGAGCGTTGTCTTAATAGTATGGCAGCACCACAAACTACATCATTTAATTGGCAGCTTAGTCCAAAGGCATCTTCTGAAAGACCTAGATATGTCATTGTTGGATTTCAAACAAATAAGTTGTTAAATCAAACAACAAATCCTTCATTATTCAATCATTGCGACTTGCAAAATATGCAAGTTGttgttagtaataaaaattatcctGAACTTAACTATAATCTATCATTTCCAAATATGAAATATTCATTAGCTTATGGTACTGCATCTGTCTTTAGTGAAAAATTTTATGGAACTAGTGACAAATGGAAACATTCTATATACTGAATATAGAGATTTATTTCCAATTATGGTTTTTGATGTTAGTAATCAAAGAGAAAGATTAGATTCATCAATAGTAAATATATCAATTAATGCAACATTTAATACTGCAGTACCAGCAAATACTATGGCATATGCTCTAGTAATATCagataaattattaaactttcaaTCAGATGGAAACAGGCTTACTcaaattcattaattttatataaaaatgaattaaaaaatttttttctttatataataaaaacgtaaataaaaattgagagaaaataatataacaaaaacatcaGACAATTATGTAACATTATTAATGCTAGCTATAGATAATAATTTGGtagataaagataaaataatgtcaaaagtAGTAGAATCAACTGATGAAAAAAGGCCTGTTGGTCGTCCTGGAATTCATGAAGTAAAAGGAGAAAATGTAGATAAAAGACCTGTTGGTCGTCCATGAATACATgagataaaagaaaagaaaaaagaaatagatccaaaatatgaaaaattaagaTCAATTAAGAAAAAGCCAGTCACTATTAAATTAACAAACGTAGATACAGGGGAAGAAATAGTATACAAATCATTATATAGAGGTATGAAAGAAACTAAACATGGATATGAATATTTTGAATCGCGTGATGGAAAGGTTGATAATGGATATAAGATTGAAGTATTCAATtctgaaaagttaaaaaaaatgtaaaaaaattctacattgtaaaaatatttttttttaattaaataaaaaaaatattttatatataaaaataatggcaTTTATAACAATTGAAtcatttgatattaaaaatttatttgtaaaagatatattcaaAGCTGATAAGCCAGTTCTATATCAAAAATTACAACTTGCATATAAATATCCAACAGGTGCTGGTCCTGTTCTCATTAAAACATTACCTTCTTTTTCCTATGGTGTGTGTGAaaatagagattttaaaaatgataaacttaATGGTTATTCAATGTCATTTGTATGTGCTAAAGAACAATCTAAGGAACAAGAAAAGTTTATTGCAATGATTGaatctattgaaaaattttgtagagatCAAAttgaagtatataaaaataagataaaaaaatctaaGGTTAATCtcgctaatttaaaaattttaagatataaTGCAGATAAACCTTCAATAATATATGGAAAGTTATTTTCAAGCAATAAAGATTTAGAAATAACTACAGTTTTCCGTcgtagaaaaaactaaaagtgaAGTAAATCCTTTAGATCAATGCAAAGTAAATCCGAAGGATACTGTAAAATCATTTGTTACAGCTTCACCTTATGATTATATCAAACAAAGATGTGAGGCTATTGGATGCTTAAAGATTGAAGGTATTTTTATTGGTTCAATGATAGAGTCAATACAAGTTAAACTTCAAGAAGTAGTTATTGTTAAAAAGATTTCTAATTTTACTAGTATAATGAACGATTTAGATTTAGGAAGTGAATCAGATGATgagttgtaaaatatttaaaaatctaaggatttaaaaaatatataaaaatgggaGATAAAGCTATGGAATTTTATAGAATGTATAAGCCTACGTCATGCAGTTTGTGttggaaaagagaagaaataaataataatttaaaagatttaaaaaaatcttgctatataaaaaatggaaaacataATTCTTATGGATCCGAAAGACCTACTTCGCATGGGTCTGAAAGACCTACTTGACAAACCGATTCCATACAAATCATCAGAAATATTAACTCCTGAACCTTTTGTATATAGAATAACAACTGTTCAAAATGAGAGACAACTTGAAAAACTGCAAACAGTAGAATATTACTGTAGAGTTAGAGGATGGGGGTGTGTATGATATTTAATATGAAACTTAtcatatgaaatattttaacaagaaaagaaattttgaaaaatggtatatagataaattttttataataaaaaatatctttcataTATAAAATGGAAAACGATATGAATagcaaaaatgtaaaagaattaaaaaaaatcgctAAAGagcgaaaaattaaatattataataatatgcgAAAAGATGATCTTGTTAATGCATTATCTCAAATATCAGTTCCTGCTCCACGTCCTGTAAGACCAGTTCCTGCTCCACGTCTTGTAAGACCAGTTCCTGCTCCACGTCCTGTAAGACCAGTTTCTGCTCCACGTCCTGTAAGACCAGTTCCTGCTCCACGTCCTAAAAGACCAGTTCCTGCTCCACGTCCTGTAAGATCAGTTCCTGCTCCACGTCCTGTTAGTCAAGGATCTATCCTTGACAAACCAATTCCATCATCTGTTTCATCAATTGTTTTAACACCTGGATTATTTTCAAGGTTTGTAACTTCTGTAAACGATGTTGTTGTAAACAGTTATGACAATACTCTCAATTGGATAGATCCATACGTTCCAAATGTGCTGAAGAAAAAAGTGAGTGATACAATAGAAGGAgtcaaaaaaagaatagaatctCTTAAATCGATTGTATTCAACAAGACGCAAAATAAGATTGAGTTTAAATTATCACAATCAGCAGTTAAAAAAGtgacaaaacaatttaaagttaaaggTGTAGATGGATATGATGCAGAATCTTTCATTAAAGATGCTAAGAAAAATGCaattcaaatacaaaataaaaatagaggaTCAAAAGTGAATATAGTTATCACTTGTGAAATGGAGAAGACGCGTATTACaacaggagaaactataacTGCAGTTGTCCCATTTACAACTAAGAGTTTAAGAGTATTAGAATTTACAAATTTAGATGAGTTTTATGAAGAAGCAAAGtctaaaactttagaaaacttATCATCATTTTAACAGCTAGGATCAAATTGGAGATTTGTTTCTATTATAAAGATGGATTTAAATATGATAGAGTATAATCCTCTTAAAGCAAAATCATATATTCCGCCagataaatatttagaaactaaaaaatccattattaatatgaaaaatgaaaataacgAATGCTTTAAATGGTGTATTGCAAGATGATTAAACCCAACAGATGAGAATCCTCATAGAGTAGataaagatcttaaaaataaagctgaaaaaataaattgggaTAAAATAGAATTTCCagttttattagataaaattacacaatttgattaaaaataataaagatatcaGTGTTAATGGGTATGGATTTGAAAAGTCAGTTTACTCTTTACGCATTTCAAAAGATAATGATCGTCAACATTTAatagatttattattaatctCAAATAGTGAAATCAATCATTACtgcttaataaaaagtttgagcAAGTTACTTTCTTCACAAACATCCAAGAAAAAGTGTACTATTCACTATTGTAGAAATTGTTTACTTGGATTCAACTCTGAAGAATCATTATCTAAGCATAAATTGTATTGTAATACACATGATTCAGTTAGAATTGAATTTCCTAATCGAGGTTCAACAATGCAGTTTGTTCATCATAATAGGTCGATGAGAGTACCATTTGTTGTGTATGcagactttgaaagttttattaaacccATTAATACTTGTACACCAAATCCGAATGAATCTTATACTAAACAGTATcaaaagcatacacctagtTCGTTCTGCTACTATATTAAATGTTTCGACGAAAGTTATTATCAAGGTAAATTAGAAACATTTACAGCAAATAGTGAAGAAGATGATGTTGCGCAAATATTTGTTGACAGATTAgaagaagatattaaaaatatttgtaataggATCAACTTTAAAAAGGACATGATATATACTCATGAAAATAAGAAAGACTTTAATGAAGCGACTGAATGTCACATTTGTGGAGAACATTTAGGAGAATACAAAGTACGTGACCACTGTCACattactggaaaatatagaggtgctgcacataatagttgtaatttaaaatataaaattccaaaattctttccagtactatttcacaatttatcaGGTTATGATAGtcacttatttataaaaaaattatcaggaGGGAAATTGAGTTGCATACCaaacaatgaagaaaagtatattagCTTTTCTAGAGAAATTAAAGTCGATGAGTATATTAAAGAAGGTAAGAAATTTGAAGTTAAACGTGAACTTCGTTTTTAGATAGTTATAGATTTATGCCATTTAGCTTAGAtgcattatcaaaaaatttaacagaagatcaatgtaaaaatatcataaagttGTATTCTAGGAAACAATTAGATTTGTTACTCAGAAAAGGTGTATATCCCTATGATTGGGTAGACtctgttgataaatttaatgaaacCCAATTACCACCAAAAGAGTTattctgatgatgatgatgataagtGATGATGATAACTCACATGCACAAACTGTATGGAATGAGTTTCATTGCAAAACATTTAGAGATTATCATGACTTGAACAACGTTTCAGATGTGCTTTTACTAGCTGAcgtctttgaaaattttagagatatTTGTATGAGTTGTTataaattagatcctgcttggtatTATACATCACTAATATTAGCTTGGGATGCAGCATTGaagaaaacaaaagtaaaattagaacTGTTGAGCGATTACGATATGATCCTAATGATAAAGAAAGGAATGAGAGGTGGAATCAGTATGATATCCAATAGGTTAGGAACATCTAATAATAAGTACATGGGTGATGAGTATGACAAAAGCAAAGAATCAACATTCATACAACATTTGGACGCTAATAATTTATATGGATGGGCAATGAGTAAACCACTTCCAACACATGGTTTTAAATGGATGGAcgaaaatgaaatagaaaactGGAAATCAATTCCGTGTTACTAGAAGTAGATTTAGATTACCCTGAACATCTACATGATGATCATAATGACTACCCACTTGCTCCTGAAAAGGTGAAATCGTATAAAGTCGATAAATTAATTccaaatttaaatcataagaaaagTTATGTGATACattatgaaaatctaaaattgtATGAACGATTAGGATTAGTTATTACAAAGATTCATAGAGAAGTCATGTTTGAAAAAAGCTCTTGGTTAAGCGAATACATTGAACTAAATACTAATCTTAGAACTAAAGCAACGAATGATTctgaaaaagactttttcaaaCTGATGAACAACTCATTATTTGGAAAGACAATGGAGAACATTGAGAATAGAGTCGATGTTAGATTAATAACTAACAGAGATGAAGCTGTTAAATTAGCATCAAGACCAAACTACGAAAGTAGAACAATATTTGATGAAAGTTTAATAGctataaatatgaaaagaacaaaattaatgTACAACAGACCAATTTACTTAGGAATGTGCATTTTAGAATTAAGCAAAACTCTGTATGAATTCCATTACGATTACATAAACAAGCAAAACTATGTATGAATTCCATTACGATTAACAATAAACAAGCAAAACTATGCATGAATTCCATTACAATTacataaagaataaatatgctGATCGAGCGAAATTATTATTCGCAGATACAGATTCATTAgcatatgaaataaaaacagaaaatttttatgCTGATATTTCTGAAGatgttgaaagtaaatttgatacaagtgagTTCGATCCAAAGCACCTAACAATTAGTAATGTATGATTTAAAGTTGGTCTTAATAAGAAAGTATTAGGAATGTTCAAAGATGAAGCAGGAGGAGCACAAATTGAAGAATTTGTAGGACTCAGATCTAAATTATATTCCTACAAAGTCCAtggaaaagaaaacaaaaaatgtaaaagaataaagaaaaatattgttaaaaagtatataacacatgaagattataaacattgtttattaaataaagtagaTCAAGTTAGGAAAATGAGTGTAATAAGATCCCATTCACATGAAGTATATActgtagaaataaataaaattgcattaagACGATAGGCATTAAAGTAACACCACCTCCCTTTACCTAAAGTCATACTAAACAAGAtacaaaaaatgacaaaaaacaatattacaaaTACTACGGTGAAGAATGTATTAATAATGTTGATATTTCAATCTATTTCATACAAAATACTGATAAA
Encoded here:
- the LOC136087972 gene encoding uncharacterized protein LOC136087972 encodes the protein MTTSEVFNYDEPMKNVGIERCQYYAYNPIIGTNLNSGDIRITIDQTDLYTLPSKAYILVEGTLLKNDGTAYANTDVISLINNGIMYLFDRISYKLSSSDVETIDNPGVATTMLGLLQYSNNFQVSKGLNQLWYKGFSTTASLTDNVGFAIRQGVIIQKPTTKGAFSFRIPLNHIFGFCNDYDKSVFGFIQTLTLTRGSDNNAIFRANNVVAGKVVLDKVALYIPQLDPSFEQESKLLSMISSKVTIQSAYRERCLNSMAAPQTTSFNWQLSPKASSERPRYVIVGFQTNKLLNQTTNPSLFNHCDLQNMQVVVSNKNYPELNYNLSFPNMKYSLAYGTASVFSEKFYGTSDKWKHSIY